In Xiphophorus maculatus strain JP 163 A chromosome 15, X_maculatus-5.0-male, whole genome shotgun sequence, the following are encoded in one genomic region:
- the enpp5 gene encoding ectonucleotide pyrophosphatase/phosphodiesterase family member 5 isoform X1 — protein MLSYLTSGGCKLPFYLFAVVLPLVSPLTLNRHQHQEHGDKERPKLLLVSFDGFRWDYIYRVPTPNFRSIMDEGVKVEFVENIYITKTYPNHYSMVTGLYAETHGVVANEMYDQALNLSFSMETDSVYDSRWWEQAVPLWVTVQKDGGRSGAAMWPGSDVLIHGVFPTRYLPYNASVSFEARVRRIIEWFSAPEGEAVDFGILYWEEPDESGHNLGPESPLMDSIIAGIDEKLGFLLDELKKAGLYEKVNLVVTSDHGMTQLSPEKIIELDQYVDRDLYTWVDKSPVVGILPKEGKLDEVYAMLADANPNMVAYRKDDIPEHFHYQHNVRIMPILLEAKEGWTIMQNRTGLFMLGNHGYNNTLRDMQPVFVARGPAFRQNYIKASMRSVDLYPLMCHILAIRPLPNNGSLLNVRDLLSSEPTTSAPASAHSTPPPKASRYSYAPVVGSFIGVVMVLGFLVVYVILVTLKQRPVLKHRSWEMSQPLLQEDLHL, from the exons ATGCTGAGCTACTTGACATCAGGAGGCTGCAAACTTCCTTTCTACCTCTTCGCCGTGGTTCTCCCCTTGGTTTCTCCTCTAACCCTGAACCGCCATCAACATCAGGAGCACGGCGACAAGGAACGACCCAAACTACTCCTCGTGTCCTTCGATGGCTTCCGCTGGGATTACATCTACCGCGTCCCGACTCCCAACTTCCGCAGCATCATGGACGAGGGCGTGAAGGTCGAGTTTGTGGAGAACATTTACATCACCAAAACCTACCCGAACCACTACAGCATGGTGACGGGGTTGTACGCTGAGACGCACGGCGTCGTGGCCAACGAGATGTACGACCAGGCTCTGAACCTGTCCTTCTCCATGGAGACGGACAGCGTTTATGACTCAAGGTGGTGGGAGCAGGCCGTGCCTCTCTGGGTGACGGTTCAGAAGGACGGAGGGCGGAGCGGAGCGGCCATGTGGCCCGGATCTGACGTACTGATTCACGGTGTGTTCCCCACTCGGTACCTCCCGTACAACGCCTCAGTTTCCTTTGAAGCTAGGGTGCGGCGGATTATCGAGTGGTTCTCCGCGCCTGAGGGGGAAGCCGTGGATTTTGGAATTCTGTACTGGGAGGAGCCGGACGAGAGTGGCCACAACCTGGGACCTGAGAGCCCGCTCATGGACTCAATCATTGCCGGGATCGATGAGAAGCTCGGATTCCTCCTGGATGAGCTGAAGAAGGCCGGGCTGTATGAGAAAGTGAACCTTGTTGTGACCAGTGACCACGGGATGACCCAGCTTTCCCCCGAGAAAATCATAGAACTGGACCAGTATGTGGACAGAGATTTGTACACCTGGGTGGATAAGAGTCCAGTGGTGGGAATCCTCCCCAAAGAAG GGAAGCTTGACGAGGTGTACGCAATGCTGGCGGACGCCAACCCCAACATGGTGGCGTATAGGAAGGACGACATTCCCGAACACTTCCATTATCAGCACAATGTCCGGATCATGCCCATCCTCCTGGAGGCCAAGGAGGGCTGGACCATCATGCAGAACAGGACCGGGCTCTTCATGC TGGGAAACCATGGCTACAACAACACCTTACGCGACATGCAGCCGGTGTTTGTGGCCCGGGGTCCGGCCTTTCGCCAGAACTATATCAAGGCCTCCATGCGATCTGTTGACCTTTACCCTCTCATGTGCCACATCCTGGCCATCCGGCCTCTGCCAAACAACGGCTCGCTCCTAAACGTCAGGGACCTGCTGTCTTCGGAGCCGACTACGTCAGCGCCCGCTTCGGCCCACTCCACCCCTCCTCCTAAGGCCAGCAGGTACTCGTACGCCCCGGTTGTGGGTTCATTCATCGGCGTGGTGATGGTCCTCGGATTCCTAGTGGTCTACGTCATATTGGTGACGCTAAAACAGCGGCCTGTGCTCAAACACAGAAGTTGGGAGATGTCGCAGCCCTTATTGCAAGAGGACTTGCACCTGTAG
- the enpp5 gene encoding ectonucleotide pyrophosphatase/phosphodiesterase family member 5 isoform X2, with the protein MLSYLTSGGCKLPFYLFAVVLPLVSPLTLNRHQHQEHGDKERPKLLLVSFDGFRWDYIYRVPTPNFRSIMDEGVKVEFVENIYITKTYPNHYSMVTGLYAETHGVVANEMYDQALNLSFSMETDSVYDSRWWEQAVPLWVTVQKDGGRSGAAMWPGSDVLIHGVFPTRYLPYNASVSFEARVRRIIEWFSAPEGEAVDFGILYWEEPDESGHNLGPESPLMDSIIAGIDEKLGFLLDELKKAGLYEKVNLVVTSDHGMTQLSPEKIIELDQYVDRDLYTWVDKSPVVGILPKEGKLDEVYAMLADANPNMVAYRKDDIPEHFHYQHNVRIMPILLEAKEGWTIMQNRTGLFMRTSENPASGKPWLQQHLTRHAAGVCGPGSGLSPELYQGLHAIC; encoded by the exons ATGCTGAGCTACTTGACATCAGGAGGCTGCAAACTTCCTTTCTACCTCTTCGCCGTGGTTCTCCCCTTGGTTTCTCCTCTAACCCTGAACCGCCATCAACATCAGGAGCACGGCGACAAGGAACGACCCAAACTACTCCTCGTGTCCTTCGATGGCTTCCGCTGGGATTACATCTACCGCGTCCCGACTCCCAACTTCCGCAGCATCATGGACGAGGGCGTGAAGGTCGAGTTTGTGGAGAACATTTACATCACCAAAACCTACCCGAACCACTACAGCATGGTGACGGGGTTGTACGCTGAGACGCACGGCGTCGTGGCCAACGAGATGTACGACCAGGCTCTGAACCTGTCCTTCTCCATGGAGACGGACAGCGTTTATGACTCAAGGTGGTGGGAGCAGGCCGTGCCTCTCTGGGTGACGGTTCAGAAGGACGGAGGGCGGAGCGGAGCGGCCATGTGGCCCGGATCTGACGTACTGATTCACGGTGTGTTCCCCACTCGGTACCTCCCGTACAACGCCTCAGTTTCCTTTGAAGCTAGGGTGCGGCGGATTATCGAGTGGTTCTCCGCGCCTGAGGGGGAAGCCGTGGATTTTGGAATTCTGTACTGGGAGGAGCCGGACGAGAGTGGCCACAACCTGGGACCTGAGAGCCCGCTCATGGACTCAATCATTGCCGGGATCGATGAGAAGCTCGGATTCCTCCTGGATGAGCTGAAGAAGGCCGGGCTGTATGAGAAAGTGAACCTTGTTGTGACCAGTGACCACGGGATGACCCAGCTTTCCCCCGAGAAAATCATAGAACTGGACCAGTATGTGGACAGAGATTTGTACACCTGGGTGGATAAGAGTCCAGTGGTGGGAATCCTCCCCAAAGAAG GGAAGCTTGACGAGGTGTACGCAATGCTGGCGGACGCCAACCCCAACATGGTGGCGTATAGGAAGGACGACATTCCCGAACACTTCCATTATCAGCACAATGTCCGGATCATGCCCATCCTCCTGGAGGCCAAGGAGGGCTGGACCATCATGCAGAACAGGACCGGGCTCTTCATGCGTACGTCTGAAAATCCTGCCAG TGGGAAACCATGGCTACAACAACACCTTACGCGACATGCAGCCGGTGTTTGTGGCCCGGGGTCCGGCCTTTCGCCAGAACTATATCAAGGCCTCCATGCGATCTGTTGA